A region from the Candidatus Edwardsbacteria bacterium genome encodes:
- the recF gene encoding DNA replication/repair protein RecF, with protein sequence MFIKTAKGSNFRNLSAFDLEFAPGKNLFLGINGSGKTNLLEAIHYLCIGRSMRSVAEDEQMIGFTREWFRLEGQAQTAEGEINVEAAYNKEEKRLKINGELQQKLSELIGRMPVVSLSPEDDDLCKSGPGVRRRFMDLSISQFSRTYLADLQDYNRILKQRNQLLYAIKEGRSNAASLEAWNQQLVECGMKLVRKRIEVIDDLKEMAGSRYVGISGGRERLGLRYHLSYKYEPGQPIEEAFAKALATGFEFERRRGITMFGPHRDDLEISLAGMRIRQFGSQGQQRTAAIALKLAVAEIMAAQLKEKPVILMDEIFAELDSQRAGLLIQQLDPECQVFIASAHENDVTRQDGFKKFRVEDGRIEII encoded by the coding sequence ATGTTTATTAAGACGGCAAAAGGAAGTAATTTCAGGAATCTATCTGCTTTTGATCTGGAGTTTGCGCCGGGAAAGAATCTTTTTTTGGGCATCAACGGATCGGGCAAGACCAATCTGCTGGAGGCCATCCATTATCTGTGCATCGGGCGTTCCATGAGGAGCGTGGCTGAGGACGAACAGATGATAGGGTTCACCCGGGAATGGTTCCGGCTGGAGGGTCAGGCCCAGACCGCCGAGGGCGAGATCAATGTCGAGGCGGCATATAATAAGGAAGAGAAACGGCTGAAGATCAACGGCGAGCTGCAGCAGAAGCTATCGGAGCTGATCGGCCGCATGCCGGTGGTCAGCCTGTCCCCGGAGGACGACGACCTGTGCAAGTCCGGCCCCGGTGTGCGGCGCCGTTTCATGGACCTGTCCATCTCCCAGTTCTCCAGGACCTACCTGGCCGACCTGCAGGACTACAATAGGATACTTAAGCAGAGGAATCAACTGCTGTACGCCATCAAGGAAGGGCGCAGCAATGCCGCTTCGCTGGAGGCCTGGAACCAGCAGCTGGTGGAATGCGGAATGAAGCTGGTCCGGAAACGGATAGAGGTCATCGACGATCTTAAGGAGATGGCCGGCAGCAGGTATGTGGGCATCTCCGGCGGGCGGGAGCGGCTGGGGCTGCGCTACCACCTGTCCTACAAATATGAGCCGGGCCAGCCGATAGAGGAGGCCTTTGCCAAGGCCCTGGCCACCGGATTCGAATTCGAGCGGAGGCGGGGCATAACAATGTTCGGGCCACACCGCGACGATCTGGAGATATCGCTGGCCGGGATGCGCATCCGCCAGTTCGGCTCACAGGGCCAGCAGCGGACGGCGGCCATTGCCTTAAAGCTGGCGGTGGCCGAGATCATGGCTGCCCAGCTTAAGGAAAAGCCGGTGATCCTGATGGATGAGATCTTCGCCGAACTCGACAGCCAGCGGGCCGGCCTGCTGATCCAGCAGCTTGATCCGGAATGCCAGGTGTTCATCGCCTCGGCCCATGAAAATGACGTCACCCGGCAGGACGGTTTTAAAAAGTTCCGGGTGGAAGATGGCAGGATAGAAATAATTTGA